ACGCCGAACGCGCCGTCCCTACACTCGCTGCTTTGCTGGCGCGTCCCCAAAATGATGTGCGGCTGCGTCTGCTGGTCCTCGCAATCGAGGCGTCCCCGCGGGTGCCACACAAACGCGCAGCGCTGGAAAAGCTCGCGCGGCTAGTTCCGGCGCTTGTTTCCGGTAGTGCGGTAGACGTCAAAGACCCCGTCAATCCGGCGGACAGCACTCAGGACGTGGCTCAGGTACTTGGGGTCACCCATTTCGAAGGCGAATTTTGAGATGGCCACCCGGTCGGTGGAGGTATGGACGCTGGCGGCCAGGATGTTCACATGGTTTTCCGACAGGACCCGGGTCACGTCGGACAGCAGGGACTTGCGGTCCAGGGCCTCCACCTGGATCTCGACGAGGAAAACGCTCGACTGGGTGGGCGCCCAGTCCACGTCGACAATCCTGTCCGGCTGGTCCTTCAGGTCCGAAATGTTGGTGCAGTCTGTCCGGTGTACGGACACGCCTGAGCCGCGGGTTACGAATCCCAGGATGGGGTCCGGCGGCACTGGCGTGCAGCAGCGTGCCAGTTTGACCCAGACATCGCCAACGCCGCGGACCACCACGCCGGAGTCGGAGAAACGTGTCTTGGTGACCTGGGTGGGAATGCTGACTTCGGTGATGTCGTCGTCGGCGCTCTCGTTTCCGCCGAGGCTTTCGACGAGTTTCTCCATCACAGCCTGGGCAGAGGTGTGGCCGTCACCCACTCCGGCGTAAAGGCCGGAGATGTCAACGTACTTGAATTCCTCGGCAACCGCCGCCAGGGCCTCGTGCGTCATGAGCCGCTGCAGCGGAAGGTTCTGCTTCCGCATGGCACGGGTCAGCAGTTCCTTGCCGCGGTCGATCGCCTCTTCGCGGCGTTCCTTGCTGAACCACTGCCGGATTTTGTTCCGCGCCCGGGCGCTCTTGACGAAGTGCTGCCAGTCCTGGCTTGGCCCGGCACCCTCCGCCTTGGAGGTGAAGATCTCCACCCAGTCGCCGTGGTTCAGTTCGCTGTTGAGCGGGACCAGTTTGCCGTTGACACGGGCGCCGATGGTCCGGTGGCCCACCTCCGTGTGGACCGCATAGGCAAAGTCGACGGGGGTGGACCCGGCCGGCAGCGCCATCACCTCACCTTTGGGGGTGAAGACGAACACTTCGCGGGCGTTGATTTCGAAACGCAGCGAGTCCAGGAACTCACCGGGATCGGACGTCTCCTGCTGCCAGTCCACGAGGGAACGAAGCCATCCCATGTCGCCATCCCGGGGACTGCCGGGACCCACGGCGGTGCGGTTGGGCTGGTCCTTGTACTTCCAGTGGGCGGCCACGCCGTACTCCGCGCGGCGGTGCATCTCGTGGGTCCGGATCTGGATCTCCACAGGCTTCCCGCCGGGGCCGATCACCGTGGTGTGCAGCGACTGGTACATGTTGAACTTGGGCATCGCAATGTAGTCCTTGAACCTGCCGGGCAGCGGGTTCCAGCGCGAATGCATGGTGCCAAGGGCAGCGTAACAATCCCGGACGGAGTCCACCAGGACACGGACACCCATGAGGTCGTTGATGTCGTCGAAGTCCTTGTCGCGGACAATCATCTTTTGGTAGATCGAGTAGTAATGCTTGGGCCGGCCGGTGATGGTGGCCTTGATCCGGGCGGTGCGCAGGTCCTCGGTGATCTGGTCGCGGATGACGCTCAGGCTCTTCTCACGCTCGGGAGTCCTGTCCCCCACCATCCGCACGATCTCTTCGTACACCTTGGGGTACAGGGCCGCGAAGGAGAGGTCCTCCAGCTCCCACTTAATGGTGTTCATACCCAGGCGGTGCGCCAGCGGGGCGAAGATCTCCAAGGTCTCACGGGCCTTGCGTGCCGAGGATTCCGCCGAGACGAAGCGCCAGGTGCGGGCATTGTGCAGCCGGTCGGCCAGCTTGATCATCAGGACGCGGATGTCCTTGGCCATGGCAACGACCATCTTGCGGACCGTTTCTGACTGTGCCGCCTCCCCGAAGCTGACCTTGTCCAGCTTGGTAACCCCATCGACCAGCATGGCCACTTCCGGGCCGAAGTCCCGCTTCAGGTCAGCAAGGGTGTAGGGGGTGTCCTCCACCGTGTCGTGCAGGAGTGCCGCTGCCAGGGTGGTCCCGCTGAGCCCCAGTTCGGCGAGGATGGTGGCCACCGCCACCGGGTGGGTGATGTACGGATCACCGCTTTTCCGCTTCTGGCCCCGGTGGCTCTGCTCCGCCACGTCAAAGGCGCGCTGGATAAGGTCGAAATCCTCTTTGGGATTATTGGCCCGCACAGTCCTCAACAGCGGTTCGAGGATGGGCGAATAGGTGGCAGTGCCGCGGCCGGTGAGGCGGGCCAGCCTGGAGCGCGTGCGCTCCCTGCGCCCCGGGAACGTGGCGCGGGACCCGGAGTTGTCAACGGGCACCAAGGAACCAGGGCGTGCGGTTGCCGCCACCCCGGTTTGTACACCGGCAGGATTTTTGTCTCCCTGTGCCGTTGGCGCCGACGCCGAACGTTCTTCCAATGAAGCACCCCTCACCACCGTTTAATTACTTCAGTCTATTCCTCACGGCGGTGACTTTTAAAACCGGTCCATAAAAGTGAACGGGCCGGACACCATGAAGCTCATGGTGTCCGGCCCGCTGCCATCTTTCAGGCCGTTCCTACACTGTTTTGGTACGCCGTGGTTCAGGCCTGGGCAGGTTCCGCCGAAGCAGGCCGGTCCGCGGAGCTGGCACGGCGGTGCTCCACACGCTTGGCCTGCCGGACCAGGTCGGGCTCGTTCCGGCGCAGAAACGCATACATGGGGGCCGCCACGAAGATTGTGGCGGCCGTGCCGATCAGGATACCGACGAACAGTGCCAGCGAAAGGTCGCGGAGGGTGCCCGCCCCCAGCAGGCCTGCACCGATGAACAGGATCGCACCCACGGGGAGGATGGCCACCATCATGGTGTTAATCGAACGGACCAGGGTCTGGTTCACGGCGAGGTTAACCTCCTCTGCGAAGGTTCGGCGCGTCGAGGCGTCGAGGTCGGCGGTGTTCTCGCGGATCTTGTCGAAGACCACCACCGTGTCGTACAGCGAGTAACTGAGGACGGTGAGGAAGCCGATGATGGCTGAGGGCGTGACCTCGAAGTCACTGAGGGCATACACGCCGGCCGTGATGAACATGGTGACCACCATGCCCGCGATTGCCGAGAGCGACATTTTCCAGGTGCGGAAGTAGAGCGCCATCAGGACGGACGCCAGAAGCACGAAAACCACCAGGCCGATCAGAGCCTGCTTGGTGACGTCGGCACCCCAGGTGGGTCCGATGAAGGTTGAGGTCACCTCGTCGTCCGTGACGCCGTACGCCGCGGTGAGCCCTTCCTTGATACGGAGGGTTTCATCGTCGGTGAGCTTGTCCGTCTGGATCCGCATGGTTGTCCCGGCCACGTTGGCGACGCGCGGAACGCTGCCCTCCACGACGTCCGTGACGGCCTTCTCGCCCAGGGCCGCTTCCGTCGTCTGCACATTGGAAACGGTGAACTCGGAACCGCCCCGGAATTCGATGCCCAGGTTGAAGCCGCCCTTGGCCACCGGAATGATGATGGAGAGGGCAACCGCGACCGCAGCGATGGTGAACCAGATTTTCTTGGAACCCACAAAGTTGTAGGAACGCTTCCCGGTGTAGAGCTCGTTACCGAAATTGGCGAAGCCTGACATTATTTGTTCTCCTTCGCTGCGGTCCTTGAAGAGCCAGCGAGTTGTTCCTGCTTCTCCGCCAGGCGGCGTTCCGCGATGGTCATCCTGCGTTCAGCTTCTGCCGCAGCACCGGCGTTCTTGGCACGAACCAGAACCGGCTTGTCCTCCGGGGTGCGCACACGCCCGGCTCCCCGGTAGAGCGGCACGGCGCCCAGCCGTTTCGGATCGAGCCCGGAGAGCCGGTGGCCTTCGCCGAAGAACCTGGTGCGGGCCAGCAGCTGCAGCGTCGGGTGCGTGAACATAAACACCACAATGAGGTCCGCAATCGCGGTAAGGCCGAGCGTGAAGGCAAACCCTCGGACGTTGCCGACGGCCACGAAGTACAGGACCAGGGCAGCCAGCAGGTTGACAGCCTTGGATGCCAGGACCGTGCGCTTGGCCCGCTTCCAGCCGTTTTCGACGGCGGACACCAGGCCGCGGCCCTCGCGCAGCTCATCGCGGATGCGTTCGAAGTAAACGATGAACGAGTCTGCGGTCTGGCCGATGGCCACGATGAGGCCGGCGACGCCGGCCAGGGAAAGCCGGTAGTTTTCCGTCCAGCCGAGGATGGCTATGGCCAAATACGTGAGGATGCCCGCCACTACGAGCGAGGCGATGGTGACAAAGCCCAGGGCGCGGTACTGGAAGAGCGAGTAGAACACCACCAGGAGGAGCCCGATGATGCCCGCCAGGAGGCCCATGCGGAGCTGTTCACCACCCAGCGTGGCGGAAATCTGCTGCTCGCTCTGGATCTCGAAGCTGATGGGAAGGGCACCAAACCGGAGCTGGTCGGAGAGGGCCTTGGCCGTCTGCTCCGTGAAGCCGCCGGTGATCTGCGGGCGGCCGTCAGTGATGACCGCAAGCGATCGGGGCGCGGAGATGACCTGGTCGTCGAGGACGATGGCGAACTGGGCCTTGGGGTCATTGCCGGAGTCCCCGCCGGCAGCCACATAGAACTGGTTCAGGCGTTCGGTGACCTCTTTGAACTTGGCTGTGCCTTCCTCGTCGAACTGGATGTTCACAGCCCAGTCGTTGGTGACGGCGCCCTGCGCACCCTGCTGCAGCTGGAAGGAGGAGGTGACAATGTTGCTGCCTTTGACTTCCACCGGACCCAAAATGTACTTGATGGCAGGTGTGGTGGCAGTGGCGGGCTCACACGTGACCAGCGGTTTGGCCGGGTCCGAGCGTTCCTGCTCGTCCTGCGACGGATTGTCGCAGTCCAGG
The window above is part of the Pseudarthrobacter sp. NS4 genome. Proteins encoded here:
- a CDS encoding RelA/SpoT family protein, producing the protein MEERSASAPTAQGDKNPAGVQTGVAATARPGSLVPVDNSGSRATFPGRRERTRSRLARLTGRGTATYSPILEPLLRTVRANNPKEDFDLIQRAFDVAEQSHRGQKRKSGDPYITHPVAVATILAELGLSGTTLAAALLHDTVEDTPYTLADLKRDFGPEVAMLVDGVTKLDKVSFGEAAQSETVRKMVVAMAKDIRVLMIKLADRLHNARTWRFVSAESSARKARETLEIFAPLAHRLGMNTIKWELEDLSFAALYPKVYEEIVRMVGDRTPEREKSLSVIRDQITEDLRTARIKATITGRPKHYYSIYQKMIVRDKDFDDINDLMGVRVLVDSVRDCYAALGTMHSRWNPLPGRFKDYIAMPKFNMYQSLHTTVIGPGGKPVEIQIRTHEMHRRAEYGVAAHWKYKDQPNRTAVGPGSPRDGDMGWLRSLVDWQQETSDPGEFLDSLRFEINAREVFVFTPKGEVMALPAGSTPVDFAYAVHTEVGHRTIGARVNGKLVPLNSELNHGDWVEIFTSKAEGAGPSQDWQHFVKSARARNKIRQWFSKERREEAIDRGKELLTRAMRKQNLPLQRLMTHEALAAVAEEFKYVDISGLYAGVGDGHTSAQAVMEKLVESLGGNESADDDITEVSIPTQVTKTRFSDSGVVVRGVGDVWVKLARCCTPVPPDPILGFVTRGSGVSVHRTDCTNISDLKDQPDRIVDVDWAPTQSSVFLVEIQVEALDRKSLLSDVTRVLSENHVNILAASVHTSTDRVAISKFAFEMGDPKYLSHVLSAVRRIDGVFDVYRTTGNKRRN
- the secF gene encoding protein translocase subunit SecF, with the translated sequence MSGFANFGNELYTGKRSYNFVGSKKIWFTIAAVAVALSIIIPVAKGGFNLGIEFRGGSEFTVSNVQTTEAALGEKAVTDVVEGSVPRVANVAGTTMRIQTDKLTDDETLRIKEGLTAAYGVTDDEVTSTFIGPTWGADVTKQALIGLVVFVLLASVLMALYFRTWKMSLSAIAGMVVTMFITAGVYALSDFEVTPSAIIGFLTVLSYSLYDTVVVFDKIRENTADLDASTRRTFAEEVNLAVNQTLVRSINTMMVAILPVGAILFIGAGLLGAGTLRDLSLALFVGILIGTAATIFVAAPMYAFLRRNEPDLVRQAKRVEHRRASSADRPASAEPAQA
- the secD gene encoding protein translocase subunit SecD, coding for MARTGPKKPGLRVLVWLGVIIAALTAVLAGGTLGGQASWAPKLALDLEGGTQMILAPKVEGGSDINEEQLNQAVAIIRQRVDGSGVAEAEISTQSGRNVVVSLPGTPSSQTRDLIQASADMNFRPVLLNGAGAPVPEESRTPEDQLPKPTAEPANSSDINWITPEIYRQFEALDCDNPSQDEQERSDPAKPLVTCEPATATTPAIKYILGPVEVKGSNIVTSSFQLQQGAQGAVTNDWAVNIQFDEEGTAKFKEVTERLNQFYVAAGGDSGNDPKAQFAIVLDDQVISAPRSLAVITDGRPQITGGFTEQTAKALSDQLRFGALPISFEIQSEQQISATLGGEQLRMGLLAGIIGLLLVVFYSLFQYRALGFVTIASLVVAGILTYLAIAILGWTENYRLSLAGVAGLIVAIGQTADSFIVYFERIRDELREGRGLVSAVENGWKRAKRTVLASKAVNLLAALVLYFVAVGNVRGFAFTLGLTAIADLIVVFMFTHPTLQLLARTRFFGEGHRLSGLDPKRLGAVPLYRGAGRVRTPEDKPVLVRAKNAGAAAEAERRMTIAERRLAEKQEQLAGSSRTAAKENK